The Cucumis melo cultivar AY chromosome 9, USDA_Cmelo_AY_1.0, whole genome shotgun sequence genome includes the window GGCTTTGGAGCTTCTGTTTTCTCATGGAATTTGGTGATGAAGCCTTTAGCTGATATCACTGGTTCCAAAGTTCTGGCATTTGATCGACCAGCCTTTGGATTGACATCAAGAGTGGATTATTCGGGGAATTCTTCTGCTGGTACAAAGGATAGAAAACCTCTAAATCCATACAGCATGGCGTTTTCAGTCCTCGCTACTCTTTATTTCATCGGTTTCTTAGGAGCTGAAAAGGCAATATTAGTTGGGTATGCATATATGATATATTTCTCTTTACTTCTCTGGGTGTATCTGGTGGGAACCCATGAATTTCGTTGACCTATCCTACGAATACTCCATTTTTGGCATAGTTCTAATGACACCTTTTGGATAGTGGATTCTATCATATAACTTGATGCCTGCCTATTTGAGCTTTCatctttttaagatttattacTCTTAACCATAGGATCTTTAAGATGTGAGATGTTACTCAtcagaaaaggaaaaagggatGTGAGATCATGTCTCCAAACAAGTGTTTTCACCTAGGCTTATACTGTCATGAACATATGTGTGAAACTGGCTTAAACTTCTTGTTTTTCACTTAAACTAAAGACTCAGCTTGAAAAAAGAGCCAGAGCAACAGTGGAGAGCTAATACAAATTATCTTGGATATCAGTTAGAAAACTCTTGATGGAACCAACCTGGAATGAAGTTTTGACACCTATTCATGAATTATAAACTATGGAAGTTTTGCATATCTTTGTGAATGTTGAGATCTTTGTAACCAATAATGGAAATTGTTATCATCCTAGGCACTCAGCAGGTTCGCTTGTAGCAGTAAATTCATATTTCCAAGATCCACAAAGTGTTGCTGCTTTAATCCTTGTTGCCCCAGCAATTGTAGCTCCTTTAGGAGGTAGATTGCCCCGGGACAACCCGGTCCAAGAGAATGTCTCCAATTTAAATGTTGTAGGGAATCCAGTAATTCAGCTGTTCAACATTCTGTCAGCGGCGGCTAAGTTCATCGTGCAGTCAATAATGTTGATGATGAAAAGAATTCTTGAATTTGTTGATTTCTTGTACATAAAAGTTCTGTCAGCTTTTCTTCGTTCAACCTTGATTCTAACGTTGGTAAAGTATTTCTTATCGTTATTTGCTAAAGATTCTTCATGTTCAATTCCTTTTCTTTATTAGCATCTGGGCATATTAGTTTTATAAACATTCTGGTGTGTCCAGGTACGGATGATTATAGATAAAGCTGGTATTGTTGCTATCAAGAAAGCTTGGTACGATGCTGCTCGAGTAAATGAGCATGTTTTACATGGCTATACAAAGGTAAGCATTTTGGGTAGATTTTCTTTGGTTCCATTTGAtaactatttagtttttttaaattaagcttataagcataagatttctttgttttgttatcACTTTTAATgatgtttttcatttttcaaaatctAAGCCAAGCGTTGAAAACTtctaagaagaaaaaaattaaaaacttttttttgttttccaaaTTTGGCTATGAATTTCAGTGATTTGgatgaaaattatttaaaagaagtTGTAAGAAAACCAACACAactttcaaaaacaaaaaaccaaatgGTTATCGAATGAAGCTTTCATCTTTTCGTTTTTCGTTTTTAACTTGAGAAGGCTATCTCATGGTAAAATTGCAGCCATTGAGGACAAAAAACTGGGACAAGGCACTTGTGGAATTTGTTGCAGCCATGCTTACGGATAGGGCTTCCCCACCACTTTCGAGAAGACTTCATGAAATTTCCTGTCCTGGTAAGTTTAAATAATAGTATGAACTCTTTATATTCTCCCAACAGTACGTTGCCTGAATTTGTTTTTGGATCATCAGTGCTTCAAATATTTTGCAATCTTTCAATCTAGAATATGCTTCACATCATCTTCTATATTCTCTTTTTAACTGCTAGTGGATGATAATAATATTGATGAAGTAAACTTAAGAGGTGTTTGTAGTATTGAGTTGATTTATGATATTAGAGTTAATATGTTGGGGATGTAAACAAAATAGAGAACAAGGGTAAGATAAAGTTTTTCAATAAACGTGCAAACTTTAGTAGtgtttattattgaaattgagtCATTGAACAAATATATTCAAGAGGATAATAACCTTTAATTGATCATTCAAAACTCCCATCAAAAT containing:
- the LOC103498601 gene encoding uncharacterized protein LOC103498601 is translated as MFGHVLSPSLSPALFFFDSSAGSNGGSRIQSNYGFAQRRSSISRVPLSVSTAAASSSSSFVGGSGAEYSEQVYDSKAKKRRKIAGIDQEELLEPISLADPDSCFCKFNDLEVHYKVYDPELQGDSLSQTRTPMSTSDPSSLPITSIPHQTKKIGLPMILLHGFGASVFSWNLVMKPLADITGSKVLAFDRPAFGLTSRVDYSGNSSAGTKDRKPLNPYSMAFSVLATLYFIGFLGAEKAILVGHSAGSLVAVNSYFQDPQSVAALILVAPAIVAPLGGRLPRDNPVQENVSNLNVVGNPVIQLFNILSAAAKFIVQSIMLMMKRILEFVDFLYIKVLSAFLRSTLILTLVRMIIDKAGIVAIKKAWYDAARVNEHVLHGYTKPLRTKNWDKALVEFVAAMLTDRASPPLSRRLHEISCPVLIITGDSDNLVPSWNAVKLSEAIPGSHLEVIKHCGHLPHEEKVDEFVSIVQKFLYRTFVDSHEQ